Part of the Ptiloglossa arizonensis isolate GNS036 chromosome 7, iyPtiAriz1_principal, whole genome shotgun sequence genome, CCTCCACTCGTAACTGTAGACATTATCTCCGCCCCCTCCTCATGAGCGCATTTGAACTTACAGCGGTGTCTTTGAACCGGTAATGAAGTTTACTTGTCTTTCTCTATCACGGTaagtgaagaaaaaatatttatttgtcagTTCAACGATAAAAGTATTTATTACGTATCTACGTATGCACGTGTGTTTTTGCTGTGTACAGTAGTGATTCTAATTGTCaccgaaataattaatttttatgttcaatttcaatttctacACGTAACGgcgttaaaattttattccaacttGAATCGATAACATTAGAAGTGAAACGAAAATGACAAGAGGGTTAGCGAGCTCCCGATTTGTATGACATGCGAAAACATTGCTTGCAAGGTCTGTTTTATATCTTGTCCCGTGGGGTACCATTCCAGGACCGAAAAATGTCCAAAGTTTATCGTGCTGCCATCTACTGATAGCATCGCGTACTTCTGTATCGGTTAGTACGGCGGGGATGCTTCCCTTTAAAGTACGTTTGTTTGGTTAgtttgtttacaaattttttagaaTCTATATAATGTAGTGagatttattattaaaagacCAGGAACAGAATATTTTACTGCTCTTTCGGAATGTTTGTGCATCATTTATATAATTAAggtttacatttttttctcaATATTATGACAAAGTAGTAAACCTGAAACTGTTGTTTATATTGCTTGCTTCTTTTATATATGTGGAGGGATGTGTAAATACCCTGTAAATACTtgtatatttcaacgaaatttacAATAGTCGGATCTGATTTGCTTTGGTGTGAGGAAATTCAAATGGATGATGAGCGATTCTGATGATACCGATGTTTTACTCCTAATTCCCCCTGACCTGTTCCTTGTACCGCCATCGTCGGACTCCGATGTTAGTTCTGATCACGGGAAGGCAGACTACACCAATGGAAGAACTGGAGTGATATCGGAACTCGTGGAACATATGCAAACTTTAGAAAGCAGAATTAATGCTATCGAGTTCAAAGATTCTAGCTTAGATGGTACTTTGCTAAATAATTCATGGGATTCCCAAATTCAAAATAACTCGGCTACCAAATTTAGACAGATATTACCTAGGACTAATTTCTATGTAAATCAGAGCTGTAGCTTACAAAATACACCTGTAAAGCCTCGACAATCCTTGTCTGTTCCATCAACTCCTCATGGTTACTCATTATCAAACCATACTAATTTTAGTCAGAATGACGTGAAATCGGGGGATTGTTTTCCTATGGCTACTGGTACTAATACAACTAACGCTAATGATGATGGTAAGGAGAAGCATGGTTATCTAATATCCCATTCTGATTCCTCTGTGGTATTACCGTCTGGTTCTCGGAGTGTGGGTTTCCCGCATGCCACTGCTCCTTCCAAAGGAGAACTTTGCTCTTATCCACTTGATCATTGTAAAAACACAAATAATATATATGTTAAACCTCCTTCCAATCAATTGCATTCAATGCCATCTACCTCGACTTTATTTAGCACAAGGGGACAACCGCATTCGTGCTCTAGAACTAGTATACAAGATATGGAGCTCTCTGAAGTCAATGAGTTACTCCAAGAAATGGAGGTCACTGAATTAGAACTatccaaacgaataaatagagtctCGATACATCAGTGTCACAAAGAACAAAATGATATGTTATTATCTAGCCACAACAATGATGTTTCTGCAAGCAAAATTCACAATAATCCACGTAAAAGTTCTATTAACCGAAAATTGGAGTTCGAATTACAAGACTTGAATCAATATCACGATGTTGGACAAGTTGTATCTAAAAAAATATGTTCTGATGTTTTCCCTGATATATCTTTACCGTATCGTAACTCTTTCAGTTTTGATGAAACTGACAAAATAATCTCGGAATTTAAAACATGGgaacaaaatgtacaaaaacCAACATTAAAAGCAGAAGAGGTAGAAGGTACAAGTATACAAAAAGGTACAAACAATATTGATAAATCAGCTATAAAAGCAAATAgtctaaaaaagaaagaatcggttACCGACCAAACTCCCTTGTGCAAGGATGATGTAAATAATGGTGTAAGTGCAGTTAGTGCATATAATGTACAATCACATCCAATACATAAAAGTATAGAATCTTCGTTGCTTAGCGAATTAACACAATATAATAGTTCTCAACAAAATAGCAATGTTCAACATATGAAACAGATGCACAATGCATCGTGTACTAAAAGCACTGCTCATGCTTCGACAAATacagatttttttccaaggtattttcattacaattataatatattatggtATATCTATTGTCCTACATTTGCAAAATTCTAAAACTTCTTATGTTCTTTTCAGGAAATCGCAACGACTTTTGTCATTGTCAGATTTTTGGGATAACAATAGCAATAAATCTCAAGAAGAAATGCGTAGAATTAaattagaagaagaaaaatttcgtcgagaggtatgtaaaaatttacattcacacatttctttcattattaataaattgatGTAGTtagtaatataaaatattatgcaGCATTGTGAACATTTAATTCAAGAGCTTCAGAAACGATTGTTAGAACAACAAGAAAAAGTTGCAGTAGCACTTAGAGTGGATAATGaaaagaatgaattgattgCACAGTTTCATAATGCATGGTCTAAATTGAAACAACGTGTGCACGTCTTAGAAAATGAATACAATGTTTtacaaacaaatttaaaaacggTGACAGAAAAACATCAGTTAGAAATTTCAGAATTTCAGTCACAAATTAAACGTTGCGAAGGAGAATTATCAAAGGCTTTAGATCTTGCAGCTGGTTACAAAGAAAAAAGTGATACAGTGATGAAGGAAAAGGTAGAGTTATTAAAATGTCATGCTGATGAATTAGAGAATTACAAATCATTTGTGCAAGAAGCAGAAGGTAGATCCGAGCAACTAAAAGTAGACTACAAAAAAGTATTagagaaaaataaacagactGAAGAAACTTTAAAAAGTCTTCAACAAGAATTAGGTAAAGAGCGATTGAAAGGTGGAGAAGTTAGAAATGAAATGAACGTTATCCACAAAGCATTAGATACTTGTGAAGCCGAATTAACTGTATTAaggcaagaaaaagaaaatttacaattaaaattaaaggaagAGATTACTAGGAATACAATTTTAGAGCAGAAAAATGCTGCACTACATTCGTCGATCGATGATGCTAAACAAGCAGAGGTAGTCTATTAATCGACATCTTCTTGCATTCataaatgtttattcatttattaaccACATTTTGCAGAAAGTAGCCAAGGATGAAACGAAATCTCTtgcagaagaaaaagaaaaagttcgaTCCGAATTGCAAGAAGTTTATCAGAAACAAGTTGATGAAGTAGTAAAGGTAAAATTACAAGAGTTTCAAACTCAACTTGATGTTGCTGAATCAGAATTTCTTGAAGAATTAAAAACCAGGCAACAAGTTATTGCCGAATGTGCAGCTAGgaaaattaaagatattatAGATAAGTATGTTTGCTTCTGCTTTAAGTACATTTTTATAcacattcgaaataaaaaaaatacacaatataaGTACAATAGAGTAACATATAtagtataattattaaattattcagacatcgattagaaataaatttactAGAAGAAAAACATAAAGAAGAGAAGCGACTATGCGACCTTCAGTTAGCGCAAGTTCTACAAAAGTCGTCCATTTTAGAAACAGAACTCAGTTCTCAACGCGCTACTAAATCTCAACTTGCCGAACAGCTTCATTCCGTAATGCAGAAGCAATGGCAACAAGCCTTGCAAATTATATCGGGTGAAGTTAAATAGTCGCCATTTTActaataatagaatatttttggCAGTTCAACCAATAATATCATTTCTATTAAACTATAGGTGGAAATATGGAGGACTTGACACCTCTTCAAAAAATTCACGctgagaaattatttaaaggCCCAAGAAAATCCGAATCAATGCCAAATtgttttgcgaaagtttttcaaGAACCAATAAGGTTAACCTTACAAACGCCGGATACGAAAAATTTTCACGATCAAGGTGAAAGTATGAGTACTATCACGCCGACCGACGACACCCCATTAACAAGTAGGAAAGAATCAAAAGATGATCTtcgtaaatatgtaaaaatggTCGGATTTATTTGAATTTCACCATTCTTTTACAATTAACCCAATACctatttaatcaaatattttacaGATCGCAGAGATGCAACAGTCGAGGGACGACTTCTTAAAAATTAGAGAACATATGCCAAGCCCACCTTTAGTATGTAGAGAGGTTCCACGAAAACACTATATGAAAAAAGAACTAAGTATAAAGGACGAAGACAGTATTACATGGCAACCTCCATCAGAAGTAATTTCATTACTGAATTTCGAATTATGataatactttaacgttataatttcaattttcagaccACACCCGATACTAGCGAATTTATTCCAATTTCACAAAAAGTTGGTACAAAAGGAGATCAACAAAAGAATAAACCACCGTGGAAATGATctactatttataattttaaaattattgacTATAGTATTAACAAACTGAACCATGGACCATGTTCATATACTGCATTTAATTAgccataattaaaatatttactatatatattttttactctaATACAATGGATTTTATATGTAAAAAGATTAAGAAATGaatattgatttctttttatttaacctCATTTTCTTCAATAAAATATACGCGGGCGTATCCTCCTCTCAGAGCCGGCaccattcattaattcattCTTGCTACTACTGTATAAAGGAAAAGgatgttcgataaaaaaaaaaagtagaatgaTAAGCTGTGTATCTGTTTTCTCAGATTAGACTTAATTTATACATGCCCGTGTTGGAGGCATGTATCTTCGGACAACGATATTACCTCATACTCTACGTGATAAGCATATTTTTGTAcgcgaagaaatttattttttacgcgtCTGCAATACAATAATAGATTATTAATCGAATAAAGAACAGATGGAATCGTGTCTCTTCGGTTTATTATCCTCCCTTTCAAAGAATAACGTCATCTAATAAGAGTCTAGTTGCATTTAGCCTCATCCAATTCGCAAGATAAATTATCGCATTTCAATTCAGAAAAATGAATCATTGCAATAagagttgttcaaaatttagaGTTATCTGCACACGAACAATACCCTGACAATAATATTCCACGCTCTGAGTCATCACCAACCACGGATTCAAGGAAAACATTTCTCAAACCGGAACACAGATGTGGCGATCTTCAATGTAAACAACTGCATTGTGTGTTTTATttggacaaatattttcaacgttgtGTCATTTACCGTGAATCAGGAAAATGACAGAATTACTTAGATATGTCGAACACGTTTCCGTGCAGCGAGATGGTATGTTGAAGTTATTCAGAGAACTGTTACTGAATTGTTTATCGATAACGTTTCTTGAATAAGAATCACGAAAGAGCAGAGAGAACATGCGACATTCGAATTCTAAGGTGCATACTAATTCAATACATATCAACTTAAGCGGCAATTGTGGCACGTGTATCACAATCAAAATCAAAAGTGTCACGATCGTTCGTACGTTTCATGTACTTAATGAATTCTTCAACTTCTCTATTAACATTTTCCACACGTTACAACTATACGAGCGACAGGAtaaaataatacgttattctaCGTACCCTTACTCGAACAATATCTTCACATTTGAGTTTCTGTTTCTTATACAGCGCCTTGATCATCGTTATCTCTTGATTACGGGACAGAATATTTCGATGCTTTCGATCATCGACTATCAAAATGATTTATCGTATAATTTCAATTGTACGCAGTTGGATGAAAATGTGGCTCGACGAACGAATGGAATATTAATTAACTTGAATGGAATTCTATTTAAAGAACGATATTTAAAAACTAATCACGTTGTCTGAGCTCGAAGTAGCTGTTCTCAAAATGTTAATTTACAGATTCTAGAATTATTAGGTCAGTAGGACTTCTCctactggtttctcaagcgtacgatgtaataataaaatacaagatGATTCGAAATGATTGTAAagtacgacgaaagaaaaattatatttctatttatgcGTTCTGAAAGTAAACTCGATTCTTTGAAACAAGACACtacaatattttatcgatattttgttACACAAAGAAAGTTGAGTTCAGCTAGGTATGATATTATTTAAGATCACAGGAAGTCATAAATAAAATCTACGTATAATGAGCATCTTGATATCGAAGACGAGAAAAACATCGATGCACTTAGCCATCGTTTTCAATACAAAGGTGCtcattatgtatttattttcaccgtgtaataaatattttacgttcaTTCCTCGTTCTGACTGCGATAAAAATGTACTTTTCTGATCGTGTCTACGATATCAAAACTGGACACAGTAAATCACAGTTATGTTTGTAAAAGCGTACAATTTACCGAAACGAAAGATCCCGGCTTCTGGCTACATATGCGAATATTGATTTTGTTGTGGTCCTGATTCATTAATGTTTCCCCTACTAGTTCGAATAATCGACATCCAACTGGGATGAATTTTCAGATAAGAGAACACAGACAGCGTGTAAATATTCTAGCATCAGGCTGACAGAATCTGTTGTACGATCCATTTTTCGATTTCAAATCtttataatttttacgattGAAATTATTCTTAAA contains:
- the Cnb gene encoding centriole duplication and spindle assembly protein centrobin isoform X1 → MMSDSDDTDVLLLIPPDLFLVPPSSDSDVSSDHGKADYTNGRTGVISELVEHMQTLESRINAIEFKDSSLDGTLLNNSWDSQIQNNSATKFRQILPRTNFYVNQSCSLQNTPVKPRQSLSVPSTPHGYSLSNHTNFSQNDVKSGDCFPMATGTNTTNANDDGKEKHGYLISHSDSSVVLPSGSRSVGFPHATAPSKGELCSYPLDHCKNTNNIYVKPPSNQLHSMPSTSTLFSTRGQPHSCSRTSIQDMELSEVNELLQEMEVTELELSKRINRVSIHQCHKEQNDMLLSSHNNDVSASKIHNNPRKSSINRKLEFELQDLNQYHDVGQVVSKKICSDVFPDISLPYRNSFSFDETDKIISEFKTWEQNVQKPTLKAEEVEGTSIQKGTNNIDKSAIKANSLKKKESVTDQTPLCKDDVNNGVSAVSAYNVQSHPIHKSIESSLLSELTQYNSSQQNSNVQHMKQMHNASCTKSTAHASTNTDFFPRKSQRLLSLSDFWDNNSNKSQEEMRRIKLEEEKFRREHCEHLIQELQKRLLEQQEKVAVALRVDNEKNELIAQFHNAWSKLKQRVHVLENEYNVLQTNLKTVTEKHQLEISEFQSQIKRCEGELSKALDLAAGYKEKSDTVMKEKVELLKCHADELENYKSFVQEAEGRSEQLKVDYKKVLEKNKQTEETLKSLQQELGKERLKGGEVRNEMNVIHKALDTCEAELTVLRQEKENLQLKLKEEITRNTILEQKNAALHSSIDDAKQAEKVAKDETKSLAEEKEKVRSELQEVYQKQVDEVVKVKLQEFQTQLDVAESEFLEELKTRQQVIAECAARKIKDIIDKHRLEINLLEEKHKEEKRLCDLQLAQVLQKSSILETELSSQRATKSQLAEQLHSVMQKQWQQALQIISGGNMEDLTPLQKIHAEKLFKGPRKSESMPNCFAKVFQEPIRLTLQTPDTKNFHDQGESMSTITPTDDTPLTSRKESKDDLRKYVKMIAEMQQSRDDFLKIREHMPSPPLVCREVPRKHYMKKELSIKDEDSITWQPPSETTPDTSEFIPISQKVGTKGDQQKNKPPWK
- the Cnb gene encoding centriole duplication and spindle assembly protein centrobin isoform X2; its protein translation is MMSDSDDTDVLLLIPPDLFLVPPSSDSDVSSDHGKADYTNGRTGVISELVEHMQTLESRINAIEFKDSSLDGTLLNNSWDSQIQNNSATKFRQILPRTNFYVNQSCSLQNTPVKPRQSLSVPSTPHGYSLSNHTNFSQNDVKSGDCFPMATGTNTTNANDDGKEKHGYLISHSDSSVVLPSGSRSVGFPHATAPSKGELCSYPLDHCKNTNNIYVKPPSNQLHSMPSTSTLFSTRGQPHSCSRTSIQDMELSEVNELLQEMEVTELELSKRINRVSIHQCHKEQNDMLLSSHNNDVSASKIHNNPRKSSINRKLEFELQDLNQYHDVGQVVSKKICSDVFPDISLPYRNSFSFDETDKIISEFKTWEQNVQKPTLKAEEVEGTSIQKGTNNIDKSAIKANSLKKKESVTDQTPLCKDDVNNGVSAVSAYNVQSHPIHKSIESSLLSELTQYNSSQQNSNVQHMKQMHNASCTKSTAHASTNTDFFPRKSQRLLSLSDFWDNNSNKSQEEMRRIKLEEEKFRREHCEHLIQELQKRLLEQQEKVAVALRVDNEKNELIAQFHNAWSKLKQRVHVLENEYNVLQTNLKTVTEKHQLEISEFQSQIKRCEGELSKALDLAAGYKEKSDTVMKEKVELLKCHADELENYKSFVQEAEGRSEQLKVDYKKVLEKNKQTEETLKSLQQELGKERLKGGEVRNEMNVIHKALDTCEAELTVLRQEKENLQLKLKEEITRNTILEQKNAALHSSIDDAKQAEKVAKDETKSLAEEKEKVRSELQEVYQKQVDEVVKVKLQEFQTQLDVAESEFLEELKTRQQVIAECAARKIKDIIDKHRLEINLLEEKHKEEKRLCDLQLAQVLQKSSILETELSSQRATKSQLAEQLHSVMQKQWQQALQIISGEVEIWRT